GCGTTTTTCCAGCAGCTCTTCCAGGCGCAGGCGCATCTCTTCCAGCGGCGCCTCGCCCTCCTCCAGATTGAGGCTCAGTTGTTCGCGCTTCTCCGTCAGGCGCTCGGACTGCAATTCCAGGCGCTCCAGGGCCTGGCGCGTGGAATCGTGCTGGGCCTTGAGCGAGCCCAGGCGCACCGCCAGTTGATGGGCGTGATCCTTGTGCTGACGGGCTTCCTGGCGCACCCGATCGAGGCGTTCACGCAAGCTGTCGCGCTGGGCCATGAGCAGTTCGCGCTGCTCGGTGTCCAGGGCCATGCTGTCGAGGGCTTCCTGCAATTGCAGGCGCGCCTCGCCGATCTGTTCGTGCTCCAGCTCGCGCTGCTCGGCCAACTCCGCCAACTCTTCATCGAGACGACGGCGGCGCAGGGTCAACTGCTCGGCCTTGGCTTTGCCGGCGGAGAGCTGGGCTTTCAATTCGCCTTGCTGGCGCGCTTCGTCCTGAAGCAGGCGGCGCAAGTGTTCGCGGCCGTTTTCCTGCTGACGCTGCTGGGCGCGCAGGTTCTGCAAGGTGCTTTCAAGAGTCTCGACCGTGGCTTCGCGTTCTTCGCGCTCAAGCCCCAGTCGCTGAATTTCCTGACCTCGGGCCAATACACCGCTTTCGGCTTCACTGGCGCGCCGCACCCGCAGAAAGTGCCGGCCGATCCAGTAGCCGTCGCGGCTGATCAGACTCTCGCCGGCCGTCAGGCGGGTGCGCAGCGCCAACGCCTGCTCGAGGCTGTCGACTGGCTTGACCTGGCCCAGCCAGGGCGACAGGTCGATGGACGCCTCGACCTTGTCCAACAGACTGCCGGCAACGCGCACGCCGTCGCTGGCCGGACTGAGCAGACGCAGATCGCCCTGGGCAAACCCGGACAGGTCATAACCGCCGACATCGTCTACCAGCACCGCCTGCAAATCGGCCCCGAGCACGGTTTCCACCGCCAGTTCCCAGCCGGCCTCGACCTTGAGGCCTTCGGCCAGTCGCGGACGTTCGGCCAACTGTTGCTCGCGCAACCACTCGGCGGTACCGGTGCCCGGATCCAGCGCGGCTTGCTGCAAGGCTTCGAGCGAAGCCAGGCGACCATTCAGGCGCTGCAGATCACCCTGGGCCTGTTGCTGGTTGTGCAAGGCGGTTTGCAGTTCCTGGCGCAATTGTTCAAGGCGCTCGACCTGGGACTCTTCGCTGGCTTGCAGGTCTTCCAGGGTCGCTTCGCTGGCGGCGAGCTGCTCGCTGAGTTCGAGCATCGCCGCGTCTTCCGGATTCGCCGCCAACTGGTCACGCTCTTCAGCCAACCGGCGCTGACGCTCGGCCAGGCGTTCGACGCTGGTTTCCAGTTGCTGGATGCGCGACTGCTGCACTTCCGCCTGGCGCCGAGGCTCCGTAGAGGCCAGGTTGAAACTGTCCCACTGTTCCTGCCAGCCATGCATGGTGGTTTCGGATTCTTCCAGCGCGGCGGCAGCTTCCTCGGCGGCGGCGCTGGTGACTTCCTGCTCAGGGGTGAGCACGTCCAGCTCTTCGCCGAGGGTTAGCAGCAGCGTGCGGTCGTGACCCAGGTGCGACTCGGTTTCCAGGCGCGCGCGCTCGGCTTCCTTGAGATCGTCCTGCAATTGACGCAAGCGCTGCTGACCGTGCTGGATGCTTTGCTCGACCCGGGCGATGTCGCCGCCGACCGAATAGAAGCGTCCCTGCACCAGATTGAAGCGCTCGGAGAGGTCGTGGTGGCCGTCTCGCAACCTTTCGATGCTCGCGTCGGCATTGCGCTGCTCGGCCACCAGGGCTTCGAAACTGATTTCCTGATTGCCAATGATCGCTTCGCGCTGGCCGACCTGCTCGTTCAGGGCCTGCCAACGCAACGCCGAGAGTTGGGCCTTGAGCTGACGCTCTTCGGCCTTGTATTCCTGATACTTCTCGGCAGCCTGGGCCTGGCGGTGCAGGCGTTCGAGCTGGCGCGTCAGTTCTTCGCGCAGGTCGGTCAGTCGCTCAAGGTTTTCGTGGGTGCGACGGATCCGGTTTTCCGTCTCGCGCCGGCGCTCCTTGTACTTGGAGATCCCTGCCGCTTCCTCGATGAAGTTGCGCAGGTCTTCGGGCTTGGACTCGATCAACTTGGAGATCATCCCCTGTTCGATGATCGAGTAACTGCGCGGCCCCAGGCCCGTGCCGAGGAAAATGTCGGTGATGTCACGGCGCCGGCACTTGGTACCGTTGAGGTAATAGGTGGTCTGGCTGTCACGGGTGACTTTGCGGCGAATCGAAATCTCCGCATAGGCTGCGTATTCACCGAGCAAGGTGCCGTCGGAGTTATCGAACACCAGTTCGATACTGGCCTGGCTCACCGGCTTGCGGCTGGTGGAGCCGTTGAAGATGACGTCAGTCATCGACTCGCCACGGAGGTTCTTCGCCGAACTCTCGCCCATCACCCAGCGCACGGCGTCGATGATGTTCGACTTGCCGCAACCGTTGGGACCGACCACTGCCGCCATGTTACTGGGGAAGTTCACCGTGGTCGGGTCGACGAAGGACTTGAACCCCGCCAGCTTGATGCATTTGAGCCGCATGCTCAGGCAGCCGGCAAGGCAGACAGCACCAAGTCGCAACTGCGCTGGGCGTAGGCCGAGAGCACAAGGCGGATCTGTGGCAGGTCACGGGCCAGCACCGCCGCGAGCAGGCGGTCGAACAGTTCGAGGTACTCGCTCATTTCCGCCTTGCGCTGGTCCAAAGCCAGGAAGTAGGCACGGCTCATGGCCGGCTGCAGGTTCTCGACGGTTTCCTGCAGGTACGGATTATCGGCGAACGGGTACGCCGCGCGCATCACGTTGAAGCTGTCGTCGACGAAGGTGCGGATATCCTGGCGCTCGTAGCTGGCGTTCAGGCGCTCCTGGATCTGCAGGAACGGCGCCATGTCGGCCTGGACCTTCCAGCCATTGGCCACCGCATTGCCGAGCAGGATGTACAGCTCGCTCATCAGCGTGCACAGGCTCTGCACCTTGTGCGCCGTAAGCTCGGTGACATGCGCGCCGCGTCGCGGCAGGATTGCGATCAGGTGGCGCCGTTCAAGGATCAGCAAGGCTTCACGGACCGAACCGCGGCTGACGTTGAGCGCCAGCGTGACCTTCTGTTCCTGGATGCGCTCTCCTGGCTTCATTTCGCCGCGAATGATGCGCTCGGCGAGGTGTTGAGCAATTTGCTCGGCGAGGCTATCCGGCGCCTTGAACGTCATGGTTTTCCTTCAAACTCTTCGAACTGTACAAGCGGCGCAGTGTAGCGCACTTGGACACAGATAACGCAGGACCCGGGCCGGGTAAATTGGCACGATTCAAGCAAAAAGCGAGTCATGTCCAAAGGGTCAATAATGAAAGCAACGGCAGTTTATCGACAAATTGCAATTTCCTGACCTTTAAGTCAGAAAATCATTGACCGTAAAGTCAGACCTGATAGATTCAGGCACAACGGTTAACAACAATAAATACGTCTGCGAGGCCTTCCGTGATCCAGTTTTTACTTAACCAGGAACTCCGTAGCGAGCACGCCCTGGACCCGAACCTGACCGTGCTGAATTATCTGCGCGACCATTTGGGCAAGCCCGGCACCAAAGAAGGCTGTGCCAGCGGTGACTGCGGTGCGTGCACGGTGGTGGTCGGCGAGTTGCAGGCCGACGACCAGGGTCGCGAACACATTCGCTATCGCAGCCTCAACTCATGCCTGACCTTTGTCTCGTCGCTTCACGGCAAACAGCTGATCAGCGTCGAAGACCTCAAGCACCAAGGTCAATTGCACAGCGTGCAGCAGGCGATGGTCGAGTGCCACGGCTCGCAGTGTGGTTTCTGCACCCCGGGCTTCGTCATGTCGCTGTTCGCCCTGCAGAAAAACAGCGATCAGCCGGATAGCCACAAAGCCCACGAAGCCCTGGCCGGCAATCTCTGCCGCTGCACCGGCTACCGGCCGATTCTCGAAGCTGCGCAGCAGGCCTGCTGTGGCAAACAGCCCGATCAGTTCGATGCCCGCGAGGCCGAGACCATCGCCCGGCTGAAGGCCATCGCCCCGAGTACCACCGGTGAGCTGAACAGCGGCGACAAGCGCTGCCTGGTGCCGCTGACCGTCGCCGATCTCGCCGACCTTTACGACGCTTACCCGCAAGCCCGTCTGCTGGCCGGCGGTACCGACCTGGCGCTGGAAGTCACGCAATTCCATCGCACGCTGCCAGTGATGATCTATGTCGGCAACGTCGCCGAAATGAAGCGCATCGAACGCTTCGACGACCGCCTGGAAATCGGTGCGGCCACTGCCCTCTCCGACTGTTATGAAGCACTCAAGGCCGAGTACCCGGACTTCGGTGAACTGCTACAACGCTTCGCCTCGCTACAGATCCGCAACCAGGGCACCCTCGGCGGCAACATTGGCAATGCTTCGCCTATTGGTGATTCGCCACCGCTGCTGATCGCCCTCGGCGCGCAAATCGTCCTGTGCAAGGGCGAAACCCGCCGTACGCTGGCACTGGAAGACTACTTCATCGATTACCGGGTCACGGCGCGCCAGGAAAGCGAATTTATCGAGAAGATCATCGTGCCACGGGCCAGCGCGGAAAAACTGTTCCGTGCCTACAAGGTCTCCAAGCGTCTGGACGATGACATTTCCGCCGTGTGCGCAGCGTTCAACATCCGCCTGGAAAACGGCGTGATTGCCGAAGCCCGCGTGGCATTCGGCGGCATGGCGGCGATCCCGAAACGGGCGGCTGCCTGCGAAGCGGTGTTGCTCGGCTCGCCGTTCAACCACGCCACTGTGGAACGCGCCTGTACCGCCCTGGCCGATGATTTCACGCCGCTCTCGGACTTCCGCGCGAGCAAGGAATACCGCCTGCTCAGCGCACAGAACCTGCTGCGCAAATACTTCATCGAACTGCAAACACCGCACATCGAGACTCGGGTGACCGCTTATGTCTAATCATCACGCCATCGAGAAGACCCAAGCCGAATTGGCTGAATTGTTCGCCAAGGACCTGACCACCGGTGTCGGCCGCAGCGTCAAGCACGACAGCGCCGCCAAACACGTGTCCGGCGAAGCCCAGTACATCGACGACCGCCTGGAATTCCCCAATCAGCTGCATGTCTATGCACGCCTGTCGGACCGCGCCCATGCCCGGATCATCAGCATCGACACCGCGCCCTGCTATGCCTTTGAGGGTGTGCGCATCGCCATCACCCACGAAGACGTGCCAGGCCTGAAAGACATCGGCCCGCTGCTGCCCGGCGATCCGCTGCTGGCCATCGACACCGTGCAGTTCGTCGGCCAGCCAGTGATCGCCGTCGCCGCCAAAGACCTGGAAACCGCACGCAAGGCGGCCATGGCCGCAGTCATCGAATACGAAGACCTGGAGCCGGTGCTGGATGTGGTCGACGCGCTGCGCAAGCGTCATTTCGTGCTCGACAGCCACACCCACCAGCGTGGCGATTCGGCTGGCGCACTTGCATCCGCTGAACATCGGATCCAGGGCACGCTGCACATCGGCGGCCAGGAACACTTCTATCTGGAAACCCAGATCTCTTCAGTAATGCCGACCGAAGATGGCGGCATGATCGTCTACTGCTCGACCCAGAACCCCACCGAAGTGCAGAAACTGGTGGCCGAAGTACTCGACGTTTCGATGAACAAGATCGTCGTCGACATGCGCCGCATGGGCGGTGGTTTCGGCGGCAAGGAAACCCAGGCCGCCAGCCCGGCGTGCCTGTGTGCGGTGATCGCGCACCTCACCGGCCAGCCGACCAAGATGCGCCTGCCACGAGTCGAAGACATGCTGATGACCGGCAAGCGTCACCCGTTCTACGTCGAGTACGACGTCGGCTTTGACAGCACCGGGCGCCTGCACGGCATCGCCCTCGACCTGGCCGGCAACTGTGGCTGCTCGCCTGACCTGTCGGCGTCGATCGTCGACCGGGCGATGTTCCACTCGGACAACTCCTACTACCTGGGCGATGCGACTATCAACGGTCACCGCTGCAAAACCAACACCGCCTCCAACACCGCCTACCGGGGTTTCGGTGGCCCGCAGGGGATGGTGGCGATCGAGGAAGTGATGGACGCGATTGCCCGCCACCTGGGACTCGACCCACTGGCGGTGCGCAAGGCCAACTACTACGGCAAGACCGAGCGTAACGTCACTCACTACTACCAGACCGTCGAGCACAACATGCTCGAGGAAATGACCGCCGAACTGGAAGAAAGCAGCCAGTACGCCGAGCGCCGCGAAGCGATCCGTCGCTACAACGCCA
This region of Pseudomonas fluorescens genomic DNA includes:
- the smc gene encoding chromosome segregation protein SMC; the encoded protein is MRLKCIKLAGFKSFVDPTTVNFPSNMAAVVGPNGCGKSNIIDAVRWVMGESSAKNLRGESMTDVIFNGSTSRKPVSQASIELVFDNSDGTLLGEYAAYAEISIRRKVTRDSQTTYYLNGTKCRRRDITDIFLGTGLGPRSYSIIEQGMISKLIESKPEDLRNFIEEAAGISKYKERRRETENRIRRTHENLERLTDLREELTRQLERLHRQAQAAEKYQEYKAEERQLKAQLSALRWQALNEQVGQREAIIGNQEISFEALVAEQRNADASIERLRDGHHDLSERFNLVQGRFYSVGGDIARVEQSIQHGQQRLRQLQDDLKEAERARLETESHLGHDRTLLLTLGEELDVLTPEQEVTSAAAEEAAAALEESETTMHGWQEQWDSFNLASTEPRRQAEVQQSRIQQLETSVERLAERQRRLAEERDQLAANPEDAAMLELSEQLAASEATLEDLQASEESQVERLEQLRQELQTALHNQQQAQGDLQRLNGRLASLEALQQAALDPGTGTAEWLREQQLAERPRLAEGLKVEAGWELAVETVLGADLQAVLVDDVGGYDLSGFAQGDLRLLSPASDGVRVAGSLLDKVEASIDLSPWLGQVKPVDSLEQALALRTRLTAGESLISRDGYWIGRHFLRVRRASEAESGVLARGQEIQRLGLEREEREATVETLESTLQNLRAQQRQQENGREHLRRLLQDEARQQGELKAQLSAGKAKAEQLTLRRRRLDEELAELAEQRELEHEQIGEARLQLQEALDSMALDTEQRELLMAQRDSLRERLDRVRQEARQHKDHAHQLAVRLGSLKAQHDSTRQALERLELQSERLTEKREQLSLNLEEGEAPLEEMRLRLEELLEKRMSVDEELRTAQIALEDADRELREAEKRRTQAEQQSQLIRGQLEQQRMEWQALSVRRKTLQDQLLEDGYDLHGVLATLVAEANEKDAEEELERIAARIQRLGAINLAAIDEYQQQSERKRYLDAQDADLVEALETLENVIRKIDKETRNRFKDTFDQINGGLQALFPKVFGGGSAYLELTGEDLLDTGVTIMARPPGKKNSTIHLLSGGEKALTALALVFAIFKLNPAPFCMLDEVDAPLDDANVGRYAKLVKEMSQTVQFIYITHNKIAMEMADQLMGVTMHEPGCSRLVAVDVEEAMAMVDA
- a CDS encoding GntR family transcriptional regulator, producing MTFKAPDSLAEQIAQHLAERIIRGEMKPGERIQEQKVTLALNVSRGSVREALLILERRHLIAILPRRGAHVTELTAHKVQSLCTLMSELYILLGNAVANGWKVQADMAPFLQIQERLNASYERQDIRTFVDDSFNVMRAAYPFADNPYLQETVENLQPAMSRAYFLALDQRKAEMSEYLELFDRLLAAVLARDLPQIRLVLSAYAQRSCDLVLSALPAA
- the xdhA gene encoding xanthine dehydrogenase small subunit is translated as MIQFLLNQELRSEHALDPNLTVLNYLRDHLGKPGTKEGCASGDCGACTVVVGELQADDQGREHIRYRSLNSCLTFVSSLHGKQLISVEDLKHQGQLHSVQQAMVECHGSQCGFCTPGFVMSLFALQKNSDQPDSHKAHEALAGNLCRCTGYRPILEAAQQACCGKQPDQFDAREAETIARLKAIAPSTTGELNSGDKRCLVPLTVADLADLYDAYPQARLLAGGTDLALEVTQFHRTLPVMIYVGNVAEMKRIERFDDRLEIGAATALSDCYEALKAEYPDFGELLQRFASLQIRNQGTLGGNIGNASPIGDSPPLLIALGAQIVLCKGETRRTLALEDYFIDYRVTARQESEFIEKIIVPRASAEKLFRAYKVSKRLDDDISAVCAAFNIRLENGVIAEARVAFGGMAAIPKRAAACEAVLLGSPFNHATVERACTALADDFTPLSDFRASKEYRLLSAQNLLRKYFIELQTPHIETRVTAYV
- the xdhB gene encoding xanthine dehydrogenase molybdopterin binding subunit is translated as MSNHHAIEKTQAELAELFAKDLTTGVGRSVKHDSAAKHVSGEAQYIDDRLEFPNQLHVYARLSDRAHARIISIDTAPCYAFEGVRIAITHEDVPGLKDIGPLLPGDPLLAIDTVQFVGQPVIAVAAKDLETARKAAMAAVIEYEDLEPVLDVVDALRKRHFVLDSHTHQRGDSAGALASAEHRIQGTLHIGGQEHFYLETQISSVMPTEDGGMIVYCSTQNPTEVQKLVAEVLDVSMNKIVVDMRRMGGGFGGKETQAASPACLCAVIAHLTGQPTKMRLPRVEDMLMTGKRHPFYVEYDVGFDSTGRLHGIALDLAGNCGCSPDLSASIVDRAMFHSDNSYYLGDATINGHRCKTNTASNTAYRGFGGPQGMVAIEEVMDAIARHLGLDPLAVRKANYYGKTERNVTHYYQTVEHNMLEEMTAELEESSQYAERREAIRRYNANSPILKKGLALTPVKFGISFTASFLNQAGALIHIYTDGSIHLNHGGTEMGQGLNTKVAQVVAEVFQVEMDRVQITATNTDKVPNTSPTAASSGADLNGKAAQNAAETIKQRLVEFAARQYKVSEEDVEFHNGHVRVRDHILTFEALIQQAYFNQVSLSSTGFYKTPKIYYDRSQARGRPFYYFAFGAACCEVLIDTLTGEYKMLRTDILHDVGASLNPAIDIGQVEGGFIQGMGWLTMEELVWNNKGKLMTNGPASYKIPAVADMPLDLRVKLVENRKNPEDTVFHSKAVGEPPFMLGIAAWCAIKDAVASLGDYKHQPKIDAPATPERVLWGCEQMRQLKVAKAVEAETELAPL